The genomic window GCCTTGACGTCTGGCCCGGTTCTGGCAAACCACTCGCAGCCACTCgatttttctttgttgtcaTTGGCTAATTTTAGAATTCTAGAATTAGGCCTGTTAAATTGATCTTCCATTGCTTTTTCATTAAAGCCCAATATCACATTAACTGCTCTTAACAAAACACAATGATGAACCTCTTTATATGCAGAAACCATTGATGATTGATGTAAATATCTCACTAAAATTTCATGTAGATTTACTAGCTTAAGTAGACTATCCGATTTTACACTACTCATACTTAATCGGGGGGAATGCGATGCTGCTGATatcttaacctcttagcgcacagcccctagtggtcggcacgccagcGTGTCGAAattactaaagtcaaacattcggtgctactgcaaccaacgtgtgagataaaaacagaaacgcgttgttttcgttttagtttcattagtagacgacaCACGACagctatgccgaaaacggagtttcgcagccccaccactgtcgctccggtcgttcatttaacacgcaccccctccctgcagtctcatctaaaaaacaccccccacccttgacataatggacaatattgtctatcttggcattcataaaaatattttttcaccactaaaaaatcgtattccgtcatagcaacaagataaacccgacaatagccctaagatatgcctatacagcagtgaaaacgctgctcactgaataacgaaataaacgagaaaaagtttttaaaaatgataccatgtcattctacagtcaatatttgggactaaatattgaataaatacaaaaccttactgttggttttacgtgtagagatgtcccttttgagactgcgtggtcatatattgtcttggacaatccgttagggaaatataggcgcatctgtgacgcctgggtatcttccaaaatagctgtgcgtaacaccacacctgttgtttacggcgtcgtcgcactttttagtacagtctgacttgatttacaattcatttattcggtaggcgagagtataagctttctaacgatgtataacatgtataattctgcttttggaatagcgttttataggtcagcgtaacagaaaatattcttagcatagcattcacttacgcaatcacactccgttagcagacaaatacgatgcacctaacaaaacgtgttcaaggatatttcataatttcttggaaaatactattattattgaggacttatgaacatagctaagccatatgtttgctgatagacctagctgacatcgttttctggagcaaaacagaagcgaatagaacaatataattgatactgtctctgtctccatctactgaacatagaggagatttcatcattgctatgtaagtattaccgctcaaaatatttcggttatatacgttatttttgaaattgagtatctttaaataggttattggtgttatataatgtaaatatttcacactgtaatgtaagcgttagatggcagtgtaataatttttgtgaagcatgcaacagtgatgacgtcagagctggaacactgccaaaatgtggtggacgggtgaaaattgttttcatgttgtctcatccccatacaagaaaacatacgagagtacagagtatagaaatacacacgagttaattattacacatttaggtactgtaccgcattgtgtgacaatatttttgcattatttttttaatctgatagcaatgtatcatcttaaaccctcataaggggctcatttatatgctttataatagacaaaaaacattttattcaattttggagagattttggatatgtttctggacccctagctattttagaccactgtactgactgaaagcttgtaattcccacttgaaaatgatgcaaacgtgagtttcttgagtaaaaacagttaatttgtagtgaaatatgtgaatatgttgtgatttacagcaatgcataatttagacattttgggtagatttggagatgctgggtacactgcttagtttttgcttcatagatatTTGGTAGTtttacatatccacccttagattttatgaacttgtggtcaagacgtttttgTTCCAGgatatgtatagtttaacctgctgtatatatgcaatctctcagtatttcatcatgaactaaaaaaagcaaattcattttagattttttgcctggacaattgcatttgtggcatttGATTTCtcccaaaattatgaatataatgtaatataagctagtattgtaaatggtacaaatgtcttgtttcatttaagccatttttcaagtctctgtggtgttcacatctggagttataaagctttaaatagggtaccccctaaatgggcaaggattggccagatttggcatgtgcactaaggtgttaaaggtgtgctgctctctaCGGCCGAGACCAGGAGTTCACACCAAGAGCGCGGTTATGATTTTCATTTCGTTTTATTTTGGAGCTTTGTTCGAgcataaaagaaaaagactAATCAGCCCCTGGGAAGTTGGAGGACCTGGTACCGGCTAGAAAGCGGGCCAGCTACAGAGCGGGAACTGACATAGTTGTCgctctgttttgctgttttttgtctttgttgttttattgtttattgttttatctggaacctgtgagggggaagggtgaaggtggcatttattttatttcatgtttatgtgggtgctatctctctctctctctctctctctctctctgccgcaTTTCCCTCCctggggtgtcacgctggcgtgtagcattttacattaaatatcaaaaattaTTCCATAAAGATATTTAGTATGGAATGTAACATGGAGACCTTCAGAAAAGGCTAATGCAGGTGCATATCCTCTAGCTGTTCTTTTCTACAGCTTTACAGGATGTATTTGAAGGTTAGTTTTGTTCTAGCCATGTGACCTTCTACAGGGCCAATAGTAACGGCTAATGCCACTGAAAAATTACGTATTGTTTCTTTATGTGACTGCACAGGAGAATGGCAGGTATGTCCACCTGTATGATTGGAGGATTATTTATCATATTAgctctttgattttttttgtttggatgcTCCAGCTATGACTCATGGCGATCCAATTCCTCTGTGCATTCAAGAGGATAACTGAATTCAGTAGGCAACTCAGGGGTTTCGCCTCTACTTTGTTGTCCTTGTGtgttttggatttctttttaattttatactagaaatttattttcctgtcacCGCCTGCTCAATCTGATGATGCGTAATTGACTCCATAACTGTCAATAAATGCAGTTCAGCAGTTACATAAATGAACAATCAAACGATCAGTTATAAGCAAGAAGTCATTATGATCATGCTATCCCTTGCTACATTTGTCCCAAGTTTGTATTTATGTAGAGGCATTTGATTGCCCTTCTGTATTTAGTAAGGTTTATGTAACCTACCACTGCATGGAATGAAAGTATTCCGTCCACTTGGtgtaaagaaaaacagtcttccagtttctctctctgcaatAACCAAATTGAAATATCAGCAAAGAGCAAATTAACTACAATATCTTAATTTgtcaaacatttacaaaataaacaaactattTGATTAAATAACCATTAGCTGTAAGTTAAATTCACATTTCGCTGGGACTTTAACTGGAAAGGTAAGAATACTTTGGCAAAGAAAAGAGTATTTCAAGCACTAAGCTTCAACTTTGAAGCCGTTACTTCTGTGTATTGATGAGAGAAGTATTTATTTGGAGATAGTCTAATGAGTGACATGCATGAAATGCGCAGAACCAGTTCAGTCAGGAAAGTCTTGCTGCAGCTGATCATTGGTCGGCCTCAGCAaccacatgttctcatactcaacttagcacatgcacacattttttataaCGATAGCCAGACCTCTCTGGTGCTGCTCTTTGCATGCTGCACTTGCTGCAGCTCATAGAATTGCACATACTCTCCACTACCCCAGCTTCCACCTGTTGTTTGCATCTGCTTTTAGGTACTGGGGGTtttggtatttctcccatttagTAAGGGAGATGTATTGCGATCCCTGTTTAACAGGTTAGTGCACGCTGGTGCTTGCACAGACGTGCCAAAGCAGATCCATTCCGCACCAAACCAAAAACGATTactttgcatattcattaatatatgtaatataaataagtgAGTTGTCCTGACGTAATTTCTACAAAAATGGTTACCGTTGGACATTGAGAAGGGACCCAGGTGATCACCTGAGCTTTCCAGACCTTGATGGTAGTTCTCTGAGGCTTCAGTGGAGACAAGATGACATTTCAAAGATTTGCAAAGATTTGTGTTCTCTCACCGGCTGCCTGAGAATTAATTTACGCCACCCCACTCGCAGTTTCCGGTAAGCTCTTGGTCTTCACGGCTGCCTCCATGTAGTGCAAAACGGAACATCCCGCCACCCGAAAAACCCTGAAAATTCTTCTTGTCGTGTACAGAAAACATCTGCATCATACAGTCAGTAGATGCATTACCTTGCCCCTCCTATCTGAATATTATGTAATACCATTGAAACGAGCACAATTAGCAAACTATGAGTCCAGATTCCACGCATTCACCCAGGCCCTGCTCAGAACAAGACCGAGTAATCGATCGCAAAAGATTGCCCAATCAGTGGGCAGGTCCAGCCCGCTccgtttgattgacaggaagtctttccattttgaaaagtgcCATTATGAATTGAAAAAGGGCGTGCGGAAACAAAAACGTCGTTCGGAAATACGTCATTCGGAAAAGTGTCATGAAATGAAGAAAGCCATTCAGAAATACAacattattatgaaataaaatataatcacatTATTGTTAAAAGTACAATCATGAGgtgtcaattatttaattattttgtaataaaatgaagtatttatttaattattgaccaatttatttatttgtatatttatttacatatttatatatttatttattttattatttatttaattttggcacatttagtcCTTCATAGTTTTCCTTCTAGTTCTTATGTAGTTTATTGATACTTCCGCATGTGGCACCACCACAAGATGGCTGCCACAGCCCTCAACGAACTCGCTCCTGCGCAAATTAGACGCAAAAAGCTCACATTGAGGTAATCAATAGAAGCAGGCAATAACATTATACATTTGTTCTCGAGCCAAATTTTTTTTGGCTAAACAGAACAAAGAAAactataatatacagtatataatatatatttgaaataggATCTTGAGAAAGGCCCTGTCACGGGATGAAGCAGTGGTTATCTTCTCAGTGGCTTCACTTCTCTTACAGAACTGTGGGTAGGCCCAGAGCCGTAGAACCCTATCTACGGCTCTGGGTAGGCCTAGTACAGCTAAACAGCACGATAACTACTTGTTAGCTAACAGTTATTAATTTTGCTAGCTTAGCTGGCTAGCAACTGTTGCCCTGGTGTTTTTACCTTAATGTCATGCTCGACAAGATCATTTACGTTCCCAAGAGAGAATTTCGGACCATGCTCATGTAAAACACTGCCATAAGCTAGCGGACAATAAGGTAGCTAAAGAGGTATCTGTCACTCAGAAGAACAGGCACTGTGGGTAAGTAAGTAAAAACAATCCTAACCCTGCTacactcatttttttcttacatgGAACCTGGTAAGAAACTGCCTCATAACAAAATGTTGACTGCTGTAATTGCGGCAACTCATGATGACCTGTTACACATTGCTTTCCTTGGCTAAGGAGTTTTCGGCTCACCCCAAATTTCTTTGCACACTGCCGTGTACTTTTATCATCTGCAAAGTGCAGACCAGAGCCTTCCATAGTTTTAAGTGTCTTGATTTTTATACTGTACGCCTGTGCCCACTGCCTCAactaaggggcgacatagctcaagaggtaagaccgattgtctggcagtcggagggttgccggttcaaaccccgccctgggcatgttgaagtgtccttgagcaagacacctaacacctaacccctaactgctctggtgaatgagaggcatcaattgtaaagcgctttggataaaagcgctatataaatgcagtccatttaccattctatTGGTTGTTTGAACTCCGTCTGATGATTTTTTGAAGTACATTTTCTGGATGTGAGGACTTGTTGATGAGATCAATAACAGTTGTGATATACTGTGTGGAATCTTTAGAAATAGAAGCTTTGAAGAGGTTTCGTCCTTACTGTCTAGTTCCTACCATCATGTCCTTCACCAGGCCAATGTTTCTGTTGCTCTTCCAGTAGTTTCCACTGGGATTTTAACTTGAGCGTCTCCACATAGCAAGACCTCAAGGGGAAGTAtcactgaaattaattacaGATCATTCCTTTTCAGTCATTGATGGTATaatggtataaaaaaaaacatttttataccaTTTTTCTACAATATTAATTCATAAACCAACACCACATTGTTGTCtgatttcttttccttttcaccATAGCTTGTACAGATCGTGCCCTACACCTCAAACGTTTTTCACCCTTTAagatgtaacaaaaaaaatatgcgacttgaatgttcttaactgaacattctattgttggtgtaacaatcactactggtcattgaaagcaacagagttctggaacactgacttagaattttgaaaaaaacaaaacattctaaaaacCATTAAGCCATTTCTACATTAAAGCCTTTTAGAGTGCCCCTCTTATACTAGCAATTGCCATCAAAAATTATTCTGAGATGCTCTAAAtgtctgtgtacatgcatgtttgCTGCCAATGAAAAACTCCTTCTTTTCTTCTGAGAtattgtgtgtactgtaagttGGCTTTGACATAGAACAAGTAGACAAAAGAATGTTCTCCGTTGCTGTAGTTCCCTTTCACCGATAATTTTACTTCCTTGTATTCCTTTCAGCAGCACCCATACATTTTGTCTCCTCCACCCCGTTTTAGGACTAAAATAGCAAAGCATGTACATATCTGTCAGTACTCTAAAACCATTTCACAATTTTGAATAGTCCAATATTTCCCAATAAACTGACTGTCTGAATCTTTGTCTCTCGTATTCTGTGCTTTGGTTCCTGGTCCATATACAGGTACCAAAGAAATGTCATTGACATgaatttgaaatacaaatgtaatgctATTAATGGAGTGTTGGGCCATGACATGTGGCCAGCATGACCTGTATTTGCATTTCAGTCACTTattagatgctcttatccagggcaacatACAAAACTGGAGAACGTCAGTGTTCCTCTCAAGACTACAAAAGCACAGTATCACCAAGAAGTCAAcaaacaatttacaatttagtcatttttcaGAGACTTTTGCCCAAAACAACTTACAAAAGTGAATTTCACATGGTAAATAAACACCACTAGCGCAAGATATTTCACCAGGGTTACAATTATACAAGTGCTAACATGCCtcaagtgagtgagtgtgcctCAAGACCTGTGCACAAGGGAGAGAAGggttatttttatgaaaaggtAAGTTTTTAGATGTTTGTTGAAAACAGCCAGTCAATCCGCTAGGAAGGTTGTTCCACCAAAAAAGAAGAGGTGAGTGCAAAGAAGACCCCTTAAAATCCCACCAAAGTCACACAAAAGGCATCATGAGGGACATTTTAAGAGGACcgctcttctttttttttgcttacagTATATCCAACACTCACACTTGTGTACTGCATTGTACTAAGTAAGATACAGTAATTGTGTACTTCAGTGACAGAGTCAAAGATTAAACACAGAGGAGTAGAGGCTGGGATATggcattaaataaatgcagtccaatTAAGAGTATTATCAAGAACAATTAACAGTTTTCTCTAGTTTTGTGAGTTCCCTTATGGATAGAACAAAAGTAGTATAAATTGGGAGCTTCTGGATTGTCCCCGATCCACATTTTACAGAATGGtttattaaattgtaaattCAATCTCAACAGCACCACAAAACCACCAACCATTTCTTTGTgcaatttttttctgccagCCAGGCAGAAAGTGCACTGCagcacagtatttttatttctttaaattaagCCTTAACAGCTGATGGTtccaaccaatcaaaatgctTGTGTTAATTTTACACAACCTCAGATGCAGAAGTGCAGTGATGAGTCTGGTATGAGGAAGTGTTTTTGGTGTTTCCCAGGAGGAAGGTACTGGATTGTACATTTTTCAGCAGCAGTTCCTGTCTGTGCTGACACTGGGTGTGACTAATGAGGCATGTCTTTCTACAAGTGACTACTGTTACAAAAATCCAAGCAATGAAGTTCATTCTCCAGAAATTTAAGTCCCATGGCTTCCCTTTGGCACATTACTGCTGAAAAAATGCAGTGCTCTGATATTCccagaaaatgaaaactgaaacatAATAATAGCTTAGGTATGTTTATGTTACTGTAGTGCATTAATACAGTGCTTAGTGTGAATAATCTCTTCAAGCTGAGTCTTTGAAGCTGCAAATTGTAGACCAATCCGGATTGTGAATTCTGctatatatatagcctactgaataaattagaattaatttaaattatgaaaaatattattttcatccatattatAGACCTGCTGAAGGTGTAACCCTTCTCTTTCATATGACAGATTTATATTAATACaggaagaaaaacattattgaccacaaaacacatttttttctggttgcTGTTTTACTGTCAATTATCAATAACTAGGATATGATTAATAACAAATAGGACTGAACAATTTCTGGAGTTGAGGGCAAAACTGGGCTGTTTCATGTAAACGTCTGTTGCCAGTTTTGGTTTTCATGATAACCACGTGGCACTGGCCATTTTTCTATCTGTTACACATTATTCCTTGTTGAGTGTAATTTCacataaatacagtatgtattgtCAAACAAAGTACTGTATACTTTGACGCAGTTCTGTTTTGTGACACAGGCCTGTTTTCTCTGACAGACCTCCGGCTttcagtgtacagtatgtatgcatgtatgtatcaaaaaaataaacaacgcAGGAGGGTGAAAGTATAACTGAACAAGGATGATGGCATACTGAAATTGGAACAtaccaggaaaacaaaaacccaggTAGAAATACAGTCCAAGCAACTATTATGACACTGAAACAACTCAAAATTTTTCATGCCCATTATTCATCAAAATGTACATATCTAAAAGAATTGTAGCtaaaagatcttgaactttggGTTGTGGAAAGCAGCTAATTGGGTCAAAAGGGAGAAGAATTCACTAAAACTCACTGAACAGGCTTCAAATATGTATAACCCACACATCAGGAACAAAATCATAAAGAACAATGGACAATAGACAGTTTTTCATCAAGTTGGAAACGGCAGCAGGACACCTACTCATTCTTTATGTAAAAGGTTCACCAGGGACTATAAATTACAGCCTCACAGAAGTGGAAAactgcacacagcactacaGCCTTAGAAAGGAAAGTGGTCATTgctatattgttttatttttctcatcgtCTCCTGTTCGTTCGGTAAGTGTCTCCAAATGAACACaatgatattttcatatttgaaacAACATTTTCTCAAACAATTAATTACATCAGGCAGcactgatgtcttgaggtgcaCAAGTGAAGATCTCACTTGTATGATGTATGGTTGGCCTTTTAGGACGTTTTTACGTGTCTGATATAATTTGCGCATAATACAATTTAGAAATGTGTATACAACAATATGAAATGCATACTTTATTGGTAACAAATGGctgtattttttgtaaatgtaaattacacATTCGGCTACTGCTACTCCAATCAGCTGCTTGTGTTTTATGGAATATACTGTAGCTCTACCTTACCTTGCGTTAGGCATATGCAATTTACGTGGCATTTACTTGAATTCATTGACCCCTGAATTTGACAGGCAAGTTAATTAAATTTCTTCAAAATGTTAGGGAactatattaaattaatattgcctTCATGAACAATTTTAGAAGGGCTATTAACTGCATATTACtgtaatttgaagaaaaaacatttaaataatttctatttttctttacaGAAGCAGTTTCACCTCTCAggtaaatttaattatttgtatttgtgtttttacattttcaggcATTTTGCAGATCTCTTATTCAGGTAACTTACAGCGTTCATTATTTTGACATACAAGCCATTTATGCAACTGTGTATTTACTAAATCAATTAGGGTTGAGTACCTTCCTCAAGGATGCGATTAGGCTATTAGGTAGCTAACAAGTGGATAAACTGGGCCTAAGCTCCTTCAGATCAGATCACGCACTTTTTAACATGATCAAAGAGAGATTCAAACTGTACCTCTGAATGTTACAATGCTTACAAGCAAGCACTGACTCTATGCAGGTATCTGATATCTTCAGCATAATTCACTATTTggttaattaataaatgtttatcATTGTTCGTTTTATCGTGAATTTGACATTTCCAGAggaatatatttataaaagcaTTAATGCTTGTATGTGTTTATTGATCAGTGAACATATCCACTTCTGTTTGTTCCCATGAGACAGAATGTTCGTCATCTTCGTTCTGTGTCTTCTATTTGCTTCAACTTGGGCTCAGTGTGAGTATATTAACAACTCAGCACATCAAGaatacaacaaatatatttattcctTTAACTACTAGACATACATtgcagaaaacatgaaaaatcaCATACATGCTCATGAAGTGCATCAAAAATGTTAACCAAGACTGCAATCTGAATGAAACCACTCATAAACAAGTTTTTTTGGCAATTGGTTTAGCTTTGTAAAGACCTTGGTTTGTACAAAGCCTTACCTTTGTACTACAGGGTGTAATTTAGATATTCTGAATTAAAATTCAGCTTCACTGAAACATATATATTACTAATTCTAATTCTAGTTATGATCAATAGAAAAGGCCTCACTGGAGCTTAGAATTTGTAATCCACGTAACCTAAGTTGAGCAAACTTTAAAGTGCTATTGTAATCACTTAtgtcaacatttttttacagcgtaacttgtttaatttgcattattgttttgtctctgaTATCACAGACCAACCACAGTACTATTCCTATTCAGCAGCTGTTGGTGGGGGCAGTGGCAGCTCCTATGCCTCCTCAGGAGAGGGTCGCATAACTGCCATCAGAGTGTGGGAGAACATAGGCAGCTTCATCACTGGGTAAATTTTACTTACAGTAAAACACTGCTGAGTGATGTTCAGCACTAAACACAGCTGTACACAAAGTTACAAAATACTACAGGCACATTTCTCATTTACTCAATATCTGATAGCTTTGTAGACAGGCCTTTGGCAGAAATGACAGTTCTGAGTCTTACTGGGTGTGTCTATAGGAGCTTTGCAGATTCCCAAGCTTCCCAGTGCCTCCTGCTGGAAAGCAACCCCATAGCATGATGCTGCCAATACCATGCTTTGATGGTAGAGATGGTGGTACCGCTGGTGATGGCTAGCACCAAAGATAGTGCTTTCAGGACCTTTAGTCACACCAGACTTCCAGAAGGTATTTTTCTTCCAGTAGGTCTCAAGGTCTGTCACATGACTTCTGGCAAACTCCAGGTGTGACTTAATGTTGGCCTTTCTCAGAAGTGGCTTCTGCCATGCCTCTCAAAGAGGCCAAATCTGTGAAGTCCAGAACAGACTGTTGATCTCTGAACAGTTCCTCAAGCAGTTCCTTCATTACAAAGTTGGTGATATTTACTCTGCAGTGTGGAGTCAAAAATCAACATAGGTGGACCTCATTAACATATATAATAATGGAATGGAAAACACCAGGCAAAAGTTAGGTTGTTAATACAAAGAGGCTGAAGTTATTTtcgggttttatttttaatataattctgCATACGTGAAAATACAtgtaacatattttaattagaCTTTACAACACAGCAAAACGAGAAGTAATCAATGGGGCTGAAAACCTTCTGAAGGCTCTGCATATATGCTGATATGGTTTAAATGTATAAGGCATTGCATAGAAAATGACATCtgggataaaaatgaaattctttccttttttcagatttcagatgAGATATGACTTTGCCTGGAGTCCCCTGTATGGTCGCAACGGCAGCAATGTAGTAGAGATAACACTCTTCGAAGACGAGGCTTTTGTCCAAATTTCAGGGAAATACAATCCCAGTAACTACATTTACCAACTGGTGTTtgtcaccagcagagggcgctctCTCACCGTAGGGCAGCCTGTTAGTACCGCCTTCAACTTCTACGCCAAATACCCACAGAGTGAGCTGCGCATCCTTAGTGGGCGATTCAATGGAGTTGGCATCACATCCATCGGAGCCCACTGGGGAATGGTATACCTCATGCCACATCCAGCTATGATGGGAAACAATACCATGTTAGGCCTTGACTAAGTAAAACACTCTATTCCAAATAATGATATAATCATTTTTGGACTTTTGTGTAAATTGTTTTTAGGTCTGTTCAAGTTTCAAATGCTTTCCTCAGACtgtaatgaaaatatatgaGTAGAGAAATGTAGAATatgtaatgaattaataaaacaaggaaatta from Anguilla anguilla isolate fAngAng1 chromosome 8, fAngAng1.pri, whole genome shotgun sequence includes these protein-coding regions:
- the LOC118233195 gene encoding zymogen granule membrane protein 16-like, producing the protein MFVIFVLCLLFASTWAQYQPQYYSYSAAVGGGSGSSYASSGEGRITAIRVWENIGSFITGFQMRYDFAWSPLYGRNGSNVVEITLFEDEAFVQISGKYNPSNYIYQLVFVTSRGRSLTVGQPVSTAFNFYAKYPQSELRILSGRFNGVGITSIGAHWGMVYLMPHPAMMGNNTMLGLD